One window from the genome of Hyalangium ruber encodes:
- a CDS encoding M3 family metallopeptidase: protein MLARLRTPLMAVAVSLASVSLAAPPPTAPVAPAEIDWKLSPERIASSCKAELQKARARVKALVPPRAEEAPAAEALVSVETAIADMHDALVAQKLLASVSSDKAVREASAKCNDDVSAFTVEVSASPTVYALAQAAQARATTPADKQLATVYREAGRRVGAHLDAAARAEVTRWFDRLTTLQSEYMQALISDQATVTLSKAEAASLPAAFVATLKARGNGYVVPVGLSSYERFMRSTASGAARKRYLQAYFHIGGAANAKRVREAVALRDRIARKLGFDSWAAYQLDTRMAKTPERALALLRDVDARLLPKARAELAALAALKAEQGDATPFAAWDYPYYQEQLEQTRHAIDTEALRQYFPIDKVVPAVLDIYQHLLGVRFEAIEPAEAWAPGVLRYAMSDSASGAPIGHFYLDLAPRSGKFMRPASFTSRLGRQLPSGDYRSSISSIIGNGPASEPGKPSLFSHRDAIEFFHEFGHLMHAMLSTAPYASLHGANVRGDFVEAPSQMLENWMWQPSILKKVSSHVETGQPLPDALIEKLIARKHAADGLFWTRQVFLAMYDMTLHGSGPKRDANRLWFELMPPLTPLPPPPTNTLPEASFLPIMGGYDAGYYGYVWSRVYAQDMFTAFQKGGLESPEVGQRYRREVLAPGATQEPAALLENFLGRPVRYDAFYEELGITP, encoded by the coding sequence GTGCTCGCAAGACTACGTACGCCGCTGATGGCCGTGGCGGTGTCGCTCGCGTCCGTGTCCCTCGCTGCCCCGCCGCCCACCGCACCCGTGGCGCCTGCGGAGATCGACTGGAAGCTGTCGCCGGAGCGCATCGCCTCGAGCTGCAAGGCGGAGCTTCAGAAGGCGCGCGCTCGCGTCAAGGCGCTCGTCCCACCGCGCGCGGAGGAGGCGCCGGCCGCCGAGGCCCTCGTCTCGGTCGAGACGGCCATCGCCGACATGCATGACGCGCTCGTGGCGCAGAAGCTCCTCGCGAGCGTCTCGTCGGACAAGGCGGTGCGCGAGGCCTCGGCGAAGTGCAACGACGACGTCTCCGCCTTCACGGTCGAGGTGTCGGCCAGTCCCACGGTCTACGCACTGGCTCAGGCGGCCCAGGCGCGGGCGACGACACCAGCGGACAAGCAGCTGGCCACCGTCTACCGCGAAGCCGGCCGACGCGTGGGAGCCCACCTCGATGCGGCGGCGCGCGCCGAGGTGACCCGGTGGTTCGACAGGCTCACCACGCTGCAGAGCGAGTACATGCAGGCGCTCATCAGCGACCAGGCGACGGTGACGCTCTCGAAAGCCGAGGCCGCGTCGCTGCCTGCCGCCTTCGTCGCCACGCTCAAGGCGCGCGGCAACGGGTATGTCGTTCCGGTCGGGCTCAGCTCCTACGAGCGCTTCATGAGGAGCACGGCCTCGGGCGCCGCGCGCAAGCGCTACCTCCAGGCCTACTTCCACATCGGTGGCGCGGCGAACGCGAAGCGGGTGCGGGAGGCGGTCGCGCTGCGGGACCGCATCGCGCGCAAGCTGGGCTTCGACAGCTGGGCGGCCTACCAGCTCGACACGCGGATGGCGAAGACGCCCGAGCGGGCGCTCGCGCTGCTGAGGGACGTCGATGCCCGGCTGCTGCCGAAAGCACGTGCCGAGCTCGCGGCGCTCGCGGCGCTGAAAGCCGAGCAGGGCGATGCCACACCGTTCGCCGCCTGGGACTACCCGTACTACCAGGAGCAGCTGGAGCAGACGCGCCACGCCATCGACACCGAGGCCCTGCGGCAGTACTTCCCCATCGACAAGGTCGTCCCCGCCGTCCTGGACATCTACCAGCACCTGCTCGGCGTGAGGTTCGAGGCCATCGAGCCCGCCGAGGCCTGGGCGCCGGGCGTGCTGCGGTATGCGATGAGCGACAGCGCGAGCGGAGCGCCCATTGGCCACTTCTACCTCGACCTCGCGCCGCGCTCGGGCAAGTTCATGCGCCCCGCCAGCTTCACCTCGCGCCTGGGGCGTCAGTTGCCGAGCGGGGACTACCGGTCGTCGATCTCCTCCATCATCGGCAACGGTCCGGCGAGCGAACCCGGCAAGCCGTCCCTCTTCAGCCACCGGGATGCCATCGAGTTCTTCCACGAGTTCGGCCACCTGATGCACGCCATGTTGTCCACGGCGCCCTACGCCTCGCTCCATGGCGCGAACGTGCGCGGCGACTTCGTCGAGGCCCCCTCGCAGATGCTCGAGAACTGGATGTGGCAGCCGTCCATCCTGAAGAAGGTATCGAGCCACGTGGAGACGGGGCAGCCCTTGCCCGACGCGCTCATCGAGAAGCTGATCGCGCGCAAGCACGCCGCGGACGGGCTCTTCTGGACGCGCCAGGTGTTCCTCGCGATGTATGACATGACGCTCCACGGCTCCGGACCCAAGCGCGACGCGAACCGGCTGTGGTTCGAGCTGATGCCCCCGCTCACGCCGCTGCCGCCGCCGCCCACGAACACGCTCCCGGAGGCGAGCTTCCTGCCCATCATGGGCGGCTATGACGCGGGCTACTACGGCTACGTCTGGTCCCGCGTCTACGCGCAGGACATGTTCACGGCGTTCCAGAAGGGCGGGCTCGAGAGCCCCGAGGTCGGCCAGCGCTACCGGCGAGAGGTCCTCGCGCCCGGCGCCACGCAGGAGCCAGCGGCGCTGCTCGAAAACTTCCTCGGCCGGCCCGTGCGCTACGACGCCTTCTACGAGGAGCTCGGCATCACCCCGTGA
- a CDS encoding DUF2267 domain-containing protein produces the protein MTHEELLSQVAERSGLAGMEEAERTVRAVLGVLRERLSRSALQSLAEELPAPLSQSLRSVGPAQDFDLVEFYGRVARREGVRPGFALEHTGIVCQVVTEALSPALLHRLRAELPESLGALFTPRETGRRFEHVHLDPSRRTLAEGRPGSRHPLSEARPERAHTHSVARADNPHGDTKLSSSTGLTQEREQGTLATGHPRVS, from the coding sequence ATGACCCACGAAGAACTCCTGTCCCAGGTGGCCGAGCGCTCCGGGTTGGCGGGCATGGAGGAGGCGGAGCGCACCGTTCGCGCGGTGCTCGGAGTCCTCCGCGAGCGGTTGAGCAGGTCAGCCCTCCAGTCCCTGGCGGAGGAGCTGCCCGCGCCGCTGTCCCAGAGCCTGCGCAGCGTGGGGCCCGCTCAGGACTTCGACCTCGTGGAGTTCTACGGGCGTGTCGCGCGCCGGGAGGGAGTCCGGCCAGGGTTCGCCCTGGAGCACACGGGAATCGTCTGCCAGGTGGTGACGGAGGCGCTCTCGCCCGCGCTGCTGCACCGGCTGCGCGCGGAGCTGCCCGAGTCCCTGGGAGCGCTCTTCACGCCCCGCGAGACGGGCCGACGCTTCGAGCACGTCCACCTCGACCCGAGCCGCCGCACGCTTGCGGAGGGCCGTCCCGGCAGCCGCCACCCCTTGTCCGAGGCCCGGCCCGAGCGAGCGCACACCCACTCGGTGGCGCGAGCGGACAACCCGCACGGGGACACGAAGCTGTCCAGCTCGACGGGGCTCACGCAAGAGCGGGAGCAGGGGACGCTGGCGACCGGACACCCGAGGGTGAGCTGA
- a CDS encoding zinc-dependent alcohol dehydrogenase family protein, translated as MKAMVLPRFGGPELFEVRDIPTPTPGPGQVLVRVIASGTNPVDAKLRQDGSWAGLQTPVVIGYDASGVIEQVGPGVTDFKPGDEVFYTPEIFHNPHGTYAELNLVPASIIARKPASLSHEEAAAVPLAAGTAWDALVRRLQVRVGETVLIHGGAGGVGSFAVQIAKALGARVLATSGPDNLETLRKLGADVAINYRGEEPAQVALRETGGQGVDAVFDTVGQNVIPSIPATRPFGRIATILGFSGDVSAFYPRNLTLHGVFLTRERRRLEELTPLLERKQVRPLVERVLPLDKVAEAHRQLDSGHGRGKLVLSVGRK; from the coding sequence ATGAAAGCCATGGTCCTTCCCCGCTTCGGCGGGCCCGAGCTGTTCGAAGTCCGCGACATCCCCACGCCCACCCCCGGCCCGGGTCAGGTGCTCGTGCGCGTCATCGCCTCGGGCACCAACCCGGTCGACGCCAAGCTGCGCCAGGATGGTTCCTGGGCAGGGCTGCAGACACCGGTCGTCATCGGCTACGACGCCTCGGGCGTCATCGAGCAGGTGGGCCCCGGCGTCACCGACTTCAAGCCGGGAGACGAGGTCTTCTACACCCCCGAAATCTTCCACAACCCCCACGGCACCTATGCCGAGCTGAACCTCGTGCCCGCCAGCATCATCGCGCGCAAGCCCGCGAGCCTCTCCCACGAGGAGGCGGCCGCCGTGCCGCTGGCCGCCGGCACCGCCTGGGACGCGCTCGTGCGCCGGCTCCAGGTGCGGGTCGGAGAAACTGTCCTCATCCACGGGGGCGCCGGAGGCGTGGGCTCGTTCGCCGTGCAGATCGCCAAGGCCCTGGGCGCGCGGGTGCTCGCCACCTCCGGCCCCGACAACCTGGAGACGCTGCGCAAGCTCGGCGCCGACGTCGCCATCAACTACCGGGGCGAGGAGCCCGCCCAGGTGGCCCTCCGGGAGACGGGCGGCCAGGGTGTGGACGCCGTCTTCGACACGGTGGGCCAGAACGTCATCCCCAGCATCCCCGCCACCCGGCCCTTCGGGCGCATCGCCACCATCCTGGGCTTCAGCGGAGATGTGAGCGCCTTCTACCCGCGCAACCTGACGCTGCACGGGGTGTTCCTCACGCGCGAGCGGCGCCGGCTCGAGGAGCTGACGCCCCTGCTCGAGCGCAAGCAGGTGCGGCCCCTCGTCGAGCGCGTGCTGCCGCTCGACAAGGTGGCCGAGGCCCACCGCCAGCTCGACTCGGGCCACGGACGCGGAAAGCTGGTGCTGTCCGTGGGCCGCAAGTAG
- a CDS encoding glycerophosphodiester phosphodiesterase gives MHVSSPSRRSSLTRFLRLSAVLPLVAGSSLTLIGCGEEDKVMVIGHRGASALRPEHTLASYRKAVEDGADVIEPDLVPTKDGVLVARHENEISGTTNVSTLAKFEGRKATKMIDGVSVTGWFTEDFTLAELKELRARERIPAQRPGNVQYNDQFEIPTLAEVINLAKELSDSTGRTIHIAPETKHPTYFQGINLALEDRLITELQANDFSKSEASVYIQSFETTNLKYIREKIGSSQDNWKLMQLIDAAEKAPYDLVKAGDSRIYRDLLTEAGIKEIATYADGVSPYKLNLISVDAAGAFQTPTDVIRIAHDNDLVVHSWTFRPENAFLPAPLKAEGAESTRSEAGSVTEIQKYLEAGLDGFFTDDPAVGRRAVDGFKED, from the coding sequence TTGCACGTATCATCCCCCTCGCGCCGTTCGTCGCTCACCCGCTTCCTCCGCCTGTCCGCCGTGCTGCCGCTCGTGGCGGGGAGCTCCCTCACCCTGATCGGCTGCGGTGAGGAGGACAAGGTGATGGTGATCGGCCACCGCGGCGCCAGCGCGCTGCGCCCCGAGCACACGCTGGCGTCCTACCGCAAGGCAGTCGAGGACGGCGCGGACGTCATCGAGCCGGACCTCGTGCCGACGAAGGACGGCGTGCTCGTGGCCCGTCACGAGAACGAGATCTCCGGCACCACGAACGTGTCGACGTTGGCGAAGTTCGAGGGCCGCAAGGCCACCAAGATGATCGACGGGGTGTCGGTCACCGGCTGGTTCACCGAGGACTTCACGCTGGCCGAGCTCAAGGAGCTCCGGGCGCGTGAGCGCATCCCGGCGCAGCGCCCGGGCAACGTGCAGTACAATGACCAGTTCGAGATCCCCACGCTCGCCGAGGTCATCAACCTGGCCAAGGAGCTGTCCGACTCGACCGGCCGGACGATCCACATCGCCCCGGAGACCAAGCACCCGACCTACTTCCAGGGCATCAACCTGGCGCTGGAGGACCGGCTCATCACCGAGCTGCAGGCGAACGACTTCAGCAAGAGCGAGGCCTCGGTGTACATCCAGTCCTTCGAGACCACGAACCTGAAGTACATCCGGGAGAAGATCGGCTCCTCCCAGGACAACTGGAAGCTGATGCAGTTGATCGACGCGGCGGAGAAGGCGCCCTACGACCTGGTCAAGGCCGGCGACTCGCGCATCTACCGGGACTTGCTGACCGAGGCGGGCATCAAGGAGATCGCCACCTACGCCGACGGCGTCAGCCCCTACAAGCTCAACCTCATCAGCGTGGACGCCGCCGGAGCGTTCCAGACGCCGACCGACGTGATTCGCATCGCCCACGACAACGACCTGGTGGTCCACTCGTGGACCTTCCGTCCGGAGAACGCCTTCCTGCCCGCGCCGCTCAAGGCGGAGGGGGCGGAGAGCACGCGCAGTGAGGCCGGTTCGGTCACCGAGATCCAGAAGTACCTCGAGGCCGGCCTCGACGGCTTCTTCACCGACGACCCGGCGGTGGGCCGTCGGGCGGTGGATGGCTTCAAGGAGGACTGA
- a CDS encoding Uma2 family endonuclease, which produces MPVTPYSIDPDDPRAPPQEVWERMTPEERARIVASLPSEFPVSEASPPEGDPHFEAKARTREVLGSFFSRIGRKVYLACELPIYYPGEPMFAPDVIAVVDVETHSRMRWVVSAEGKGIDLALEVHVAGERRKDLEKNVERYARMGIREYFLFDRGRLRLLGWRLDEARRSYRPVLPQHGFYTSEVLGLELQLEGEKLRFYHGRAPLPEADEMIVTLERMVEGVEQRRAELEQQLAEEARLRTEEARLRAEETQRREEAERRLAEALSELERLRGGRS; this is translated from the coding sequence ATGCCCGTTACTCCCTACAGCATCGACCCGGACGACCCCCGTGCGCCGCCTCAGGAGGTATGGGAGCGGATGACGCCCGAGGAGCGGGCTCGCATCGTCGCCAGCCTGCCCTCCGAGTTTCCCGTCTCCGAGGCTTCGCCTCCCGAAGGCGACCCGCACTTCGAGGCCAAGGCGCGCACGCGAGAGGTGCTGGGGAGCTTCTTCTCCCGCATCGGCCGGAAGGTGTACCTGGCGTGTGAGCTCCCCATCTACTACCCGGGTGAGCCCATGTTCGCCCCGGATGTCATCGCCGTGGTGGATGTGGAGACGCACTCCCGCATGCGCTGGGTGGTGAGCGCCGAGGGCAAGGGGATCGACCTCGCCCTGGAGGTCCATGTCGCGGGCGAGCGGCGCAAGGACCTGGAGAAGAACGTGGAGCGCTACGCGCGGATGGGCATCCGCGAGTACTTCCTGTTCGACCGTGGGCGCTTGCGGCTGTTGGGCTGGCGCCTGGATGAGGCGCGGCGCAGCTACCGCCCCGTCCTGCCGCAGCATGGGTTCTATACCTCGGAGGTGCTGGGGCTGGAGCTGCAACTCGAGGGGGAAAAGCTGCGCTTCTACCACGGCCGGGCGCCGCTGCCCGAGGCGGACGAGATGATCGTCACCCTGGAGCGGATGGTGGAGGGCGTGGAACAGCGCCGTGCGGAGCTCGAACAGCAGCTCGCCGAAGAAGCCCGGCTGCGCACCGAGGAAGCCCGGCTGCGCGCTGAGGAGACCCAGCGCCGTGAAGAAGCTGAACGCCGGCTGGCCGAGGCACTCTCGGAGCTGGAGCGGCTGCGCGGCGGCCGAAGCTGA